The Setaria viridis chromosome 6, Setaria_viridis_v4.0, whole genome shotgun sequence genome contains a region encoding:
- the LOC117860986 gene encoding uncharacterized protein isoform X2 has translation MRLAAAKPAAIFPKRQPVPTRARVAAAAAAAGPCSEPAKKSRGDRASWRIAMASSDAEADGGGGGGGEDDAGAGQVAPRRARGRRARLSARRRERVRLPDGVSGGDVGEFLRHPDGVESLLNTGALESFAPAGSGPGTFTCALRRIGFLGFEIAPVLDLRVAPTSTDCTIEMLSCRFEGSESIELQNELFSAFMSNRITWSDNDKEPCLDIDVNLEVTLEVDARPVGQACSHAGGAAAERLPFLGSAAA, from the exons ATGAGGCTCGCCGCAGCCAAGCCTGCTGCCATCTTCCCCAAACGCCAGCCGGTCCCCACACGTGCAAGAgtagctgcggcggcggcagcagctggtCCATGCAGCGAGCCAGCCAAGAAGAGCCGTGGCGACCGGGCATCATGGAGGATCGCAATGGCAAGCAGCGACGCGGaggctgacggcggcggcggcggcggtggcgaggacgATGCCGGGGCGGGCCAGGTCGCGCCGAGAAGGGCGCGAGGACGGCGGGCGCGGCtgtcggcgaggcggcgggagcGCGTGCGGCTCCCGGACGGCGtctccggcggcgacgtcggcgaGTTCCTGCGGCACCCCGACGGCGTGGAGTCCCTCCTCAACACCGGCGCGCTCGAGAGCTTCGCGCCGGCGGGGTCCGGCCCCGGCACCTTCACGTGCGCGCTCCGCCGCATCGGTTTCCTGGGCTTCGAGATCGCGCCGGTGCTCGACCTCCGCGTCGCCCCGACGAGCACCGACTGCACCATCGAGATGCTGTCGTGCAGG TTTGAGGGTTCAGAATCGATTGAGCTGCAGAATGAACTCTTTTCAG CATTTATGAGTAACCGTATAACTTGGAGCGATAACGACAAGGAACCCTGCTTAGACATCGATGTAAATTTGGAGGTCACTCTGGAG GTTGATGCAAGGCCTGTTGGACAGGCTTGTTCCCATGCTGGGGGAGCAGCTGCTGAGAGACTACCATTCCTGGGTTCAGCAGCAGCCTGA
- the LOC117860986 gene encoding uncharacterized protein isoform X1, producing the protein MRLAAAKPAAIFPKRQPVPTRARVAAAAAAAGPCSEPAKKSRGDRASWRIAMASSDAEADGGGGGGGEDDAGAGQVAPRRARGRRARLSARRRERVRLPDGVSGGDVGEFLRHPDGVESLLNTGALESFAPAGSGPGTFTCALRRIGFLGFEIAPVLDLRVAPTSTDCTIEMLSCRFEGSESIELQNELFSAFMSNRITWSDNDKEPCLDIDVNLEVTLEVYTKPFSMLPLSAVEKPGNLLMQGLLDRLVPMLGEQLLRDYHSWVQQQPEASS; encoded by the exons ATGAGGCTCGCCGCAGCCAAGCCTGCTGCCATCTTCCCCAAACGCCAGCCGGTCCCCACACGTGCAAGAgtagctgcggcggcggcagcagctggtCCATGCAGCGAGCCAGCCAAGAAGAGCCGTGGCGACCGGGCATCATGGAGGATCGCAATGGCAAGCAGCGACGCGGaggctgacggcggcggcggcggcggtggcgaggacgATGCCGGGGCGGGCCAGGTCGCGCCGAGAAGGGCGCGAGGACGGCGGGCGCGGCtgtcggcgaggcggcgggagcGCGTGCGGCTCCCGGACGGCGtctccggcggcgacgtcggcgaGTTCCTGCGGCACCCCGACGGCGTGGAGTCCCTCCTCAACACCGGCGCGCTCGAGAGCTTCGCGCCGGCGGGGTCCGGCCCCGGCACCTTCACGTGCGCGCTCCGCCGCATCGGTTTCCTGGGCTTCGAGATCGCGCCGGTGCTCGACCTCCGCGTCGCCCCGACGAGCACCGACTGCACCATCGAGATGCTGTCGTGCAGG TTTGAGGGTTCAGAATCGATTGAGCTGCAGAATGAACTCTTTTCAG CATTTATGAGTAACCGTATAACTTGGAGCGATAACGACAAGGAACCCTGCTTAGACATCGATGTAAATTTGGAGGTCACTCTGGAG GTCTACACTAAGCCGTTCAGCATGCTTCCATTGTCAGCAGTGGAGAAACCAGGCAACCT GTTGATGCAAGGCCTGTTGGACAGGCTTGTTCCCATGCTGGGGGAGCAGCTGCTGAGAGACTACCATTCCTGGGTTCAGCAGCAGCCTGAAGCTTCTTCATGA